One Streptosporangium becharense genomic window, GATCACTCCGGCTTCGCGGAACCGCGTCCGTGCCGGTGGTGTCACAACAGGCATGAAGCGTTCCCTGGCCGCGGCAGCCATCGTGTTCACCCTCGCGACGGCCGGTACGGCCACCGCCGAGGCGGCGGCCGTCCCCGACTTCCCGGTGCCCGAGGTCTTCGGCACCTCGTTCCAGAAGGACTCCAGCGGCGCCACCGCGGTGTACAGCCCCCACTCGGACGGCATCCTGCGTGGCTGGATCACCCGGGCGGACGCCTACCGGCTGGAGTACGAGCCGATCAGGTGGAAGAGGAACGGCGCCGGCGGAGGCCGCTTCGTAGGGCCCCTGCCGGGCAGCGTCTCCCTGCACGCCTCGGCGATCGAGGAGGACATCGTCTACCTCAGCGTCTCCGGCTGCGGCCCGGTCGGCAAGGAGGTGACCGTGAACAGGAGGACCAGCCTGGGGGTCAAGCGCTGCTCCGACAAGGTGCTGCTGGACCGCGCGAAGAAGATCCGCTCGAAGGGCGACCGCAGGCCCGCGCTGATCACCATCTACCGGGGGGTCATCGTCAAGGTCCAGGAGATCCACGTCCCCTGAACACGTCCCCCGCACCGGGGGACCCGTGCCCGCACGGGGAGGTCCCGCCCGAGCGGGCGGGACCTCCCCTACGCCGGGTGCGGCGGGAGTCGCGACACCGGAGCCCCGCCCGGAGTCTCTCCTGGCAGGCGGGGCTCCCCGTTCGGTGCCGGCTAACCGCGGCCCCGTGCCGGGATGCCGACGAAGGTGGCTCCGCCGTCCTGCTGCCGCTGGTCGAAGAAGTCCTCGCCCTTGTCGTCCACAACGATGAAGGCCGGGAAGTCCTCGACCTCGATCTTCCAGACCGCCTCCATGCCCAGTTCCGGATACTCCAGGACCTCCACCTTCCTGATGCAGTCCTGCGCGAGCCGAGCGGCGGGGCCGCCGATGGAGCCGAGGTAGAAGCCGCCGTACGTCTTGCAGGCGTCCGTGACCTGCTTGGAGCGGTTGCCCTTGGCGAGCATGATCATGGAGCCGCCGGCGGCCTGGAAGCGCTCGACGTAGGAGTCCATGCGGCCGGCGGTCGTCGGGCCGAAGGATCCGGAGGCGTAGCCCTCGGGAGTCTTGGCCGGGCCCGCGTAGTAGACCGCGTGATCCTTGAGGTACTGCGGCATCTCGCCGCCGGCGTCGAGAAGCTCGCCGATCTTGGCGTGGGCGATGTCGCGGGCGACCACGAGCGGACCGGTCAGCGACAGGCGGGTCTTGACGGGGTACTTGGTCAGCTCGGCGAGGATCTCCCGCATCGGGCGGTTGAGGTCGATCTTGATCACGTCGTCCGACAGATGCTCGTCGGTGGTCTCCGGAAGGAACCTCGCCGGGTCGGTCTCCAGCCGCTCCAGGAAGACGCCCTCAGGGGTGATCTTGGCCAGCGCCTGCCGGTCGGCGCTGCAGGAGACCGCGATGGCGACGGGGCAGGAGGCGCCGTGCCGGGGGAGGCGGATGACGCGGACGTCGTGGCAGAAGTACTTGCCGCCGAACTGGGCCCCGATGCCGAGCTTCTGGGTGAGCTCGAAGACCTTGGCCTCCATCTCGACGTCACGGAAACCGTGGCCCGACGGGGAGCCCTCGGTCGGGATGCCGTCCAGGTAACGGGCGCTGGCGTACTTCGCCGTCTTCAGGGCGAACTCGGCGGACGTGCCGCCGACGACGATCGCCAGGTGGTACGGCGGGCAGGCCGCGGTGCCGAGAGAGCGGATCTTCTCCTCCAGGAACTGGAGCATCCGCTTCTCGTTCAGCACCGCCTTGGTCTCCTGGTACAGGAACGACTTGTTGGCGCTGCCACCGCCCTTGGCCATGAACAGCAGCTTGTACTCGTCGGGGTGGCCGCCCGGGTCCTCGGCGTAGAGCTCGATCTGCGCGGGGAGGTTGGAGCCGGTGTTCTTCTCCTCCCACATGGTGATGGGGGCCATCTGGGAGTAGCGCAGGTTCAGCCTGGTGTAGGCGTCGTAGACGCCGCGGGAGATGTGCTCGGCGTCGGCGCCGTCGGTGAGCACGTGCCGGCCGCGCTTGCCCATGACGATGGCCGTACCCGTGTCCTGGCACATCGGCAGCACGCCGCCGGCCGAGATCGAGGCGTTCTTCAGCAGGTCGAGGGCGACGAAGCGGTCGTTCCCGCTGGCCTCGGGGTCGTCGATGATCTTTCGCAGCTGGGCGAGGTGGGACGACCGGAGATAGTGGGAGATGTCGTGGATCGCCGTCTCGGTCAGCAACCGCAGGGCCTCGGGCTCGACCTCCAGGAACCGGCGCCCCGCCGCCTCGACGACGCGCACCCCCTCGGCGGTGACCAGGCGGTACTCCGTCTCGTCCGGTCCCATGGGAAGCAGGTCGGTGTAGTCGAACTCGGGCATCGTCGTCGATCCTCCGTGCGGGGGCTTCTCCAGTCCTCCTAGAGGGTACGGCCTCCCGCCGCCGCGTCCCGGCGCGGATGCACCTGTCAGGCCCGGCACCGTTCCACTCCCGTTCCTCCCGCCGTCCTGCTGCCGTCCCGCCGCTGTGCCTTCCGTTCCTCCCGCCGTTCGGCCGCCGCGCCTCCCGCCGCCCCGCTGCGCGCCGCTCCCGGCGTGCCTTCTCCGGCGACACGCCGGAGAAGGCACGCACCGTCCGGCGGGGGGATCCGGGACTTCCCGCGTCCGGGGCCTTGTGATCGGCCGCGCGTTGTTGTACGCCTCCGATGACGACGTGGCCACGGCCGTCGACACCGCCGCGGCCGTGCTGAAGGTGACATGACCGAGCGAGCAGGCCGGTACGGCGCCGGCGGGTCATGTCATGGTGAGCCGCCATGCGAGGAGCAGTCATGACCTTCATCCCGGCAGGGAGTACCGCTCGGGCGCCGTGGGCGCTGTCGATCACTCCTGAGACCGCCGGATGGACCTATACCGGGCTCCGTCTGCTCTGCCTGTCGGGCGAGAGCGTCGAGTTCGCCACCGGGGACGAGGAGATGCTCGTCCTGCCGCTCTCCGGTACGTGCGTGATCGAGTGCGACGGCGTGCGGTTCGTGCTGGACGGCAGGACCTCGGTCTTCCACGCGGTGACCGACTTCGCGTACCTGCCGGTCGGCGCGACCGTCCGGATGACCGGCGAGGGCCGCTTCGCGCTCCCCGCGGCGCGCGCGACCCGGCGCCTGCCCGCCCGGTACGGCCCGGCCAGGGACGTGCCCGTCGAGGTGCGCGGCGCGGGCCGGGCCACCCGGCAGGTCAACAACTTCTGCGCGCCGGACACCTTCGACTGCGACAAGCTCGTCGCGGTGGAGGTGCTCACCCCGGGCGGCAACTGGTCGTCCTACCCGCCGCACAAGCACGACACCGCCTCTGGGCACGAGGCCGTGCTGGAGGAGATCTACTACTTCGAGGGCGGCCCCGGCTACCAGCGGGTCTACGGCACCCACGACGTCCTCGCCGAGGTGAGCGGCGGCGACGTCGTCCTCGTCCCGCACGGCTACCACGGCCCGTCGATGGCCGCCCCCGGCTACGACCTGTACTACCTGAACGTGCTGGCCGGGCCCGCCGGACAGCGGTCCATGGCCTCCTGCGACGACCCCCGGCACGCGTGGGTCCGCTCCTCCTGGGCCGAGCAGCCGATCGACCCCAGGGTGCCGATGACGAAGGCGCCGTGAACGGGGTCGCCGCGGAACGGGTGCCCGCCGCCTCCCCGTGGAGAACCGGCGGGCGTGCTCCGGGGGAGAGGCCGCGGTCCCCCGGCTCAGACCCGGTGGGCGACCTCGCGGCCGGCGGGCTCTCCGGTGGGCCGGAAGCCTCTGGCGAGGAAGAGGATCAGGCCGACCATGACCGCGGCGGGGACGA contains:
- a CDS encoding fumarate hydratase, with the protein product MPEFDYTDLLPMGPDETEYRLVTAEGVRVVEAAGRRFLEVEPEALRLLTETAIHDISHYLRSSHLAQLRKIIDDPEASGNDRFVALDLLKNASISAGGVLPMCQDTGTAIVMGKRGRHVLTDGADAEHISRGVYDAYTRLNLRYSQMAPITMWEEKNTGSNLPAQIELYAEDPGGHPDEYKLLFMAKGGGSANKSFLYQETKAVLNEKRMLQFLEEKIRSLGTAACPPYHLAIVVGGTSAEFALKTAKYASARYLDGIPTEGSPSGHGFRDVEMEAKVFELTQKLGIGAQFGGKYFCHDVRVIRLPRHGASCPVAIAVSCSADRQALAKITPEGVFLERLETDPARFLPETTDEHLSDDVIKIDLNRPMREILAELTKYPVKTRLSLTGPLVVARDIAHAKIGELLDAGGEMPQYLKDHAVYYAGPAKTPEGYASGSFGPTTAGRMDSYVERFQAAGGSMIMLAKGNRSKQVTDACKTYGGFYLGSIGGPAARLAQDCIRKVEVLEYPELGMEAVWKIEVEDFPAFIVVDDKGEDFFDQRQQDGGATFVGIPARGRG
- a CDS encoding Cgl0159 family (beta/alpha)8-fold protein translates to MPSVPPAVRPPRLPPPRCAPLPACLLRRHAGEGTHRPAGGSGTSRVRGLVIGRALLYASDDDVATAVDTAAAVLKVT
- the iolB gene encoding 5-deoxy-glucuronate isomerase — protein: MTFIPAGSTARAPWALSITPETAGWTYTGLRLLCLSGESVEFATGDEEMLVLPLSGTCVIECDGVRFVLDGRTSVFHAVTDFAYLPVGATVRMTGEGRFALPAARATRRLPARYGPARDVPVEVRGAGRATRQVNNFCAPDTFDCDKLVAVEVLTPGGNWSSYPPHKHDTASGHEAVLEEIYYFEGGPGYQRVYGTHDVLAEVSGGDVVLVPHGYHGPSMAAPGYDLYYLNVLAGPAGQRSMASCDDPRHAWVRSSWAEQPIDPRVPMTKAP